The genomic segment TGGTAATTAAGGGACTTGTGGGCTATAGCTGCTGTGAActtaagggaggggaaaaagtcGAGTAGTTAAAACTGAACTGTAGTTTCACTCTGTTATAATGATGTGTTAATTTGATTCATGCCGAATACAGAATCGCAATAACTGTTAAACCTGTCAGATGCTGCTATGTCAAATTGAAGTAAATTGTCTAAGGGTTTCTTAGACAAAGAAATGGTACAGGCATCCCTTTCataatatatgcaatatattcCAGATGTTGAGAGAGTACAGAAGAAGAGGCCTGCATCACTTGCAGATAAGTTTGTTGTCGTTATCCAAAGCTCTGCAGGATTGATGTGCAGAACTTAATGCAGCTTGCTTTAACACTACATTTCATGATACTGCAGTCCATGCTTAAGTAATTTGAATCCTCTTTAAAACTGTCACTGGGGCATGGATGCCAGGTTACGATGTGAATTGACACGATGACGTTAATAAAACACTTAAGTGTTTCAAGTTGAGCTCAGTGCTGATCTGTTTACATGTTCGGTAGCTCGCAGCTAGTTTTGATGTAAATACCTGAAACAACCTTACTGGAAAGTTAGTGTTCTCTGACTGCCTTAACTTGCATAGAGTAATGTGTCCTTCCACTTAAGCTGTGTGTGCTCTTCTCTAGCAAGTGGGAAGACTGACAGAAGATGTACCCAAAAGTGGAATGGAGAGAGCTACCACACAGAGAAGCATTTCTTTCAGCCCTAATGTAAGTGTGCTCTCCTAAGATGAGTCTAGTGTTCCATCCCTCCTGTATTAGGCTTTCTCCAGCATTGGATGTCAAGTTAAGGATCTTAATCGTGGTAACATATTGGATTTAATGGCTTGATAATTATTTTCCTGGAAGAGCTAGAACAGTACTTTAAGCAGAAGCATACTGTACCACGGCAATGTGTTAAAATGGTTGTGACTGTGAGTAAGCGTTGAGGTGTAAACAATAAAGTTGGGAGTCTGTACTGTAGACTCGAGAGGGTTTGCCAAAACCTGTCTGTCCCAGAATTTACTTGAAGTTGTGTGTCTGGATGCATAATTCAATAATATAGAATGGGCGTGGAGGGGCAACTTTCCTGAATCCTATGTCAATTAAGGGTAAACAGTTGATACTTAGTAGTTGTAAGGTCTCCTGTAAGCTGGAAAGAAAGTATTTGTCTTGTTGAAACAAAAGAGTTGACAGGTCTTAGTACGCTCATTCTCTTTCTAgcatttttaaaggtaatttattttccagaatacAATGGCAAAACCAGTACTACAGAAGCCAGCAAGTCCTGCTGTTAAAGAGATGGCAATCTCTCCCGGAAGAGAAGTTGACAAAAAGGGAAGTCCCTATGGGCAATGGGTTCCTATCAAGAAGGAGGAGAACAAGTTTTTAAACTTCTCACCTAAGAGTGCACCGTTCCGGGCACGCTAGCATATTTTACTTGCTGTCTCTCAGAAACTGCAGATTATATGCACTTCAGTACCGAGGTCTGAAGTTTTCTGATCAGGTTGAAGACTTGTTAATACTGAGTATTTATTTAGAGAGATTTAATTTTGTAATCTTAGGTTTCTCTTTCAGATGTAGAGCACAGTGACCCAGAAGCCACAGGTGGGAATCTTGTgtaaatttgtaaatatttttgtattgatTAAATGGACTAGAACTTTCAGGTGGGTAATTTTCCTAAACAGTAGTTCAGTAACTGTTACTTTGAACACTTGAATTCTATTGTTTAACTGTTCACTTCAAGTAAATAAACTTTAGTTTTGCACTGGCTTCTCAATGTGTCAAGTATCAGACCTGTTTGCGGTAGTAAGTTCACATATCCTGTTCATACAGTTTAAGACAAAGTCCAACAGAACTTAATTTTTGCACCGTCTTGGAAGTGGAGCTTTACAGAAAATAGAAAGTAGCTGTCTAGGCTGTGGCTACTTCAGGGGCTCTAGAGTAACTGCCCTAAATAAACTTCCCGCTTGCAGAAGGCTTTGTCATATATGTGACTGCTCTATGTGAAGTCTCGATCATTCATTCCATCTGTTGAAAAGTGCTGCACCTGAGGAACTGTCACCTCTACTGACTTCTAATCTTAAATGTGAGCTAATGCAGGCTTGTTATTTTGAGTTAGGCTGCTTTAAAACAACCTTTAAAAGCACATTATGTAAAGCAGGAAGCACGTACTTCATAAGGTTAGCTGGAGTGGCTACATTAAATCAGCTATGTAAGTTTAGTACTAGGACAGGGCCATGTTACTGTTGAGAAGCTTCAGAATTCAGCAGTATCATGCGCTTGCCTCCATGCTGCACCAAGACCTTATCTCTATGAAGAAAAGTATGCAGTCAAGTAAACGGGTTATTGCATAATCTTCTGTGAGGGTTTTGGGGAGTAATCAGTTAAACTGGATCTcgtgtaaaaaaataaaagtaaataaatggcTAGTACACTAAACTTGACTACTCCAATGTGGAAGCTTCTTtaagaaattgtatttaaatagcTGTGTTAAGATGTAGGGCACTGAGTAGTCCATACACTCTAGCTCTTCTGGGCAGTAAAGAGAAGTACATATATGAAGGGGATGGTAGCTGTTCTGtattttgggggaggaaggggctctGTCCAGAAGAACGAGTAATACCTTTTTAGGAGGATGTGTCTGGTCACCTCTCCCCTGTTGTGTGTCACAACTTGACATTCTGCTGATTGTTCGTCTTGATGGATCAGCTTGCCGCTTGTGTGCAAAAGCGTGTCTGGGTATGAACTTGGTGTGAAGTAGAAGAGTTACAAGTCTTAGGTACAGCTGTAAGCCTGCTCTTACTCTCTCTAAACATGTGCTGTTGTAGAGCTAGGCCTAGAACTTGCATGGTTTTGCAGACAGCTGAACATCATAGTTTTCCTCTTGTAAGGAAGAAGTCCCTTCTTTCCTGAAAAGGGATAGAAATTTCCCTACTTTCATTCAAGCAAAATCAGTGAAGGACTATGTTGGTTGCTTACCTGCTTCTATTTTTCATGAAGTGTGAATGCGGAGTAGTTAGTGTCTGTGTGTAGAATGGGAGTTGTTGCAGCTACCTCAAAAACTTGGAATTTTCTGCAGAATTACTAAGACCACAGTGCCAAACCTAATCAAGGGTTATGTTTTCTGCAGCATATCCCTTCCCTGCTGAGGTGGGGAAAGGTATTTTGTTGCCCCAGTAGCAGGGCCACCTGCCCCATACAGGTACTGCTGGTGGCAGAATTCCAAGCTGAAGCACATCAGAGCTTTGTGTACCTTCTCTTTCACAAAAAGGTGACATACATGCCTGAAGCACTCTTATCCTGGTGCTAAAGAGGTGTTTTAAGGGATACTGCTCCTCTTCAGCTACTGAAAAGTAGGGACTGTAAACCGAGGGGTCAGagtttgtttattctttctttatttaaagcAAGATAGTGGAAGAGCTGGCCACTTCTGCAATTAAAAGCTATATACAGCTGAGGTTGTTACATTGAAACATTTACACATGTTGTACTACAGTAGATTTTACATTACATAATATGAGGACATCTACAAAGTAGAGTTTTTTTCTGATACAACTTAATGTCTTCATACCAAACTTTTCTAATAGACATAAGGGCTGCAGTATCATACACTTCACTGGAGATGGCAGTTCAGACTGCTGTTCCTCTCTCCAAGTTCTGCTTAATCTCTGCTGTGTACTTCCCATAGAACCTCTCTGCCTTCTTATTGAACTTGGCATTTCTCTCGTTAATGTAGTCTATATCTGCATCGTCGTTGTAAGGACGTCTTCGACTGTATTTTTCACGTTTTTCAATTCTGTAAGACAAATGCTAGTGTTTGAAGACCTGTAGATGAATCCTGCAGACTTGAGTAGTAGTGGTTAACATAAACATTTGCAATTTAGGCAATTCTTCTATGGATGAAATAGCAGCAGAAGTGCTACGTTTAAGTGATAAATACTAGAATGCTGTAGCCTGATAATTGGTAAGAAAATTGGAGAAAGGAAGTGATGATCACTATTTATAATAGCTATATTAGTTCCACAAAGTGCACTTTAAAGTAGTGGAAGCATATGTATTGTGGAATATATATAATTATTCCTAATTTTCTTTGGCCATATTGATTCTATGATGCTGAGTAAAATTATAAAAGCACAGTCACTGTTTTAAAATACCGTGACAATGAAGACGAGACAGTCCAGCTTTAGTTcaggtcttttccttttttttttttttttcttttggcagttACCTTTTTACTTGTACTgaagagaaaccaaaaaaaacccaaagagggTGGTGGTTTTCCAGCACcatctttctaaagaaaatcagTTGCCCATCAAATTGGGTGAAGGGGTTGATAACACCGTCAAATGTACCCTTAAGCTAGGGAAAGGTCaagaagttagccctgctttgagaagGAGGTGGCCTCCAAAGCTTCCTTTCCTTAAATCTTATGATTTACTTACTGTTTTTCAAGATCTGCGACCATTCTATCAATCCCTTCTTTAGCTGGCACATGACTTCCATGAAGAAGACTGTCTGATGTTGGGTAAAGTGCTTCCCCACTGGGCAAGAGGAACAAAGGAGCAGCAGTTTACAATAATAGTATTGAACTGGTTAAGACTTGGCTGATTTTGTTTGATCTTTTAATAGTCAAGGCATTTAGCTCATTTGTGTAACTATAGGAGTCCAAGATGCATGTGAGATAATATTTTGATACAAACAAACCCTCTGCTAGTTACTTTGAGAcagtaacacccccccccccccgaagacaGAAATGAGTGTTTACATTAAATGCTTATAATTTCTTTGGAAAGTTCTAATCTGTTGGTCAATCTGTTGTTTTAAATGACTGCAGACTGCTGAAAAAATTTTTTCAAGCAACTGGAGTATAATCTacttacatatttaaatatagtatAATTGACAAAATACCGCTTCAAACTCAGTATTActgattttttgaagaaaatacacGGGCATCTGTTCAACAATACCAATTTTATACCTAATGAAACAAGGATTGTACTGAATGGATTGTCAGGTAGACTGCGTGCCTTTTAAGATCATGTTAAAAGGCTAATTACAGTGCAGTGCATTTGAAAATACACACTGAGTATATCTGCTGACAGGAGTTTTAAGCATTTGGGAAATCCTGAATTTTCCAGTTATTTAGGTATTACGAAGATGACTGAAATCAAACTTACTACTGCTCTTTCAGCTTCTCATATTGCTCCAAGTCAGGTTTGATCTGCCTGGTTAACCTCTGGTACTGGCGCAACTGCGCGGCTGCATAATCTTTAGAAGAAAGTGAGTTACCATTAAGGGGTTGCTTTTATTTCATGATTCAGTTGTAGGTGAAATACTAAATCGTTACCTGAAAATCCTAGGTCtggatttttcctcttctttttcctttcccatcttTCTGCATCCTCAGCACTGATCTCTAGTAGTTTAACTCTCTCATAGTCTTCTCCTTTTGCAGCACATTCCTAATGCAGCACAAGTACTGTTTTAATAAGAGGATGGTGTCCAAGGACCAAACTTGGTAGACTAGAGAAAAGTCACAAGTCTGTTTATAGTTCTCTAGATCACCAGTCAGTCCAGTCAACCTCTTCTGCAGGTCGCAGATTTATACGTATGTAACATGCTCGAGTCTAATTAGGATAATTTTTTTGCAGTAGCTACGTGCAAGCTCTCAAAAATCTATAGCTACTCTGCAGACCGATTCAGCTTCACGAGTAGCTGTACTGAGGTTCAACAGGGTTAGAGGAAGACATAACCGTGCTTGCTTACCTTCTTCTTTTCCTGCACCTTCAGTTCCCATTCCAGTCGAGCTTTTTTTGCTTCCCAGTTTGCTGGTAACTTAAGTCTTTTATCTTCTTCCACCACTTCTTGGTGATTGAGCTTGCGAGCCTCATTCTAGGAACAAAACAGTTTGTTTCCAAAGCCTAGAGACGCGTTGCAATACGGGATCACAGAAATCCCAAAGAGCAGACCCTGGGATAATTAAAGGAGATCATCCACGCACAGGGGTCGCACCTCAAATTTCCTATCGATGTCTGCACTACTACGtaaaacaccgtgtgtttggtaAACATTAAAGAATCGGTACCACTTGTGCTGgacaagacaaaaatcaaacagAACGAGATGGCAACGGGAAACGCTTGGCTTGGACATTAGGAACGCGTTGGGAGCAGTTATCTGCAGAGGCGTGGCAGAACTAGGGGGTCAGATAACCCCCCCCGTCCTCCTCTCCTGTTCACCCGTGCAGCGCCGAGAGCGCTTTCAGGAACTGCCGTTTTGAGGTGGGGGTTCCTTCAGGAAAACCACACGCGCTGTTACCTCTTGAGAGGAAACGTTACACCTGCCGGGATGTAAACACAGCCCGGCTCCCCCCTGCTCAGGTCGGGGCCGCGGGGGCAGGCTGCGgcatctccctccttggagatgctcaaaacccgcCCGGCCAGAGAAGAAGCGTTTTGTGCTCCAGGGGAATTTCCCGAGTTTCGGCTCGTGCCGCGGGGCAGAGGCGGGCCCGGTCCCCCTCGGCACCCGCAGCGCCTCCTGCCACCGCGGGCAGCGATCCGCCCGGCGGGGAGCGCCCGTGcgagctgccccggcccggcccggcccggccgccgccgcgtaCCCGCTTCATGTGGAGCTCGCGGAACTTGCGCAGCCGCTCCTCCCGCttctgcgccgccgccgccgccgccgccgccgccgcgcacggccCCGCCTCGTCCTCCGAGCCCGACGAGCCCTGAAACAACCCGCACTCAgccaccggggtgggggggggggagagggagggagccgagtcccgtgccgccgccgccgtctcacCCCGCCGTcgggagcccccagcccgccggccgccgccatctCGCTCGCCGAACGCTTCCGCTTCCGCCCCCGCCGCCGAGCGCACttccggccggggcggggcggggcggggcggggcgggcggcgccccctggcggccgggcggcgccgggggcgagGCGGCTCTgggcggccgcccgggcccggctttaccccgggggggggtcggggggacccggggggggggcgggagagccggggccggcagcggccaGAGCGACGttagccccgccgcgggcccagaCCGGGCCGAGGCCTCCCCTGTGATTAACGCCTCCCAATTAACCCCCGCGGTCAAATTAACCCCTCGCCCACGCTGCCGGCGTCGAGGCCCGGGGGCTGCCTGCCGGAGCCGAGGGGGGTCGCGGGGCCGTGGTGCGGCATGTCGGCCGCGACGGCCTCCCGCGCGTCGCCTTCCCCCTTGGGTGCTGCGGCAGcggggggtgaggccggggcggcggaggctgaggccggggcggcggcggaggtgtgaggccggggcggcggcggggggtgaggtcggggcggcggcgaggggggtgaggccggggcggcggagggtgaggccggggcggcggaggggggtgaggccggggcggcagcggggggtgaggccggggcggcggcggcggggtgaggccggggcggtggcgaggggggtgaggccggggcggcggcgagtggggtgaggccggggcggcggcggaggggtgaggccggggcggcggcggaggggggtgaggccggggcggcggcggcgggggggtgaggccggggcggcggcgggggggtgaggccggggcggcggcggcggggtgaggccggggcggcggaggggggtgaggccggggcggcggcggcggagtgaggccggggcggcggcggtggggtgaggccggggcggcggaggctgaggccggggcggcggcggggtgaggccggggcggcggcggaggctgaggccggggcggcggcgggggggtgaggccggggcggcggcgggggggtgaggccggggcggcggagggggggtgaggccggggcggcggcggcggaggctgaggccggggcggcggcggagggggtgaggccggggcggcggaggggggtgaggccggggcggcggcggtgggggggtgaggccggggcggcggcggcggggtgaggccggggcggcg from the Struthio camelus isolate bStrCam1 chromosome 23, bStrCam1.hap1, whole genome shotgun sequence genome contains:
- the SYF2 gene encoding pre-mRNA-splicing factor SYF2; this translates as MAAAGGLGAPDGGGSSGSEDEAGPCAAAAAAAAAAQKREERLRKFRELHMKRNEARKLNHQEVVEEDKRLKLPANWEAKKARLEWELKVQEKKKECAAKGEDYERVKLLEISAEDAERWERKKKRKNPDLGFSDYAAAQLRQYQRLTRQIKPDLEQYEKLKEQYGEALYPTSDSLLHGSHVPAKEGIDRMVADLEKQIEKREKYSRRRPYNDDADIDYINERNAKFNKKAERFYGKYTAEIKQNLERGTAV